In the Streptomyces fradiae ATCC 10745 = DSM 40063 genome, one interval contains:
- a CDS encoding multicopper oxidase family protein, giving the protein MRASRTPSSPSTPSTPSAPTAPSAPPLDRAPAPAATRRALLGVGLAAAGTAALSACTGSGGSAHGGHGGPHGPSASGAPAPQGFVAPDGPEVAAAEAARGKGPVRAVRLTATAAALDLGAGRTVRSWAYGGELPGKEVRVTAGDTLALTLANHLPQATSLHWHGLALRNDMDGVPGLTQRDIAPGTEFTYRFAVPHPGTYWFHPHSGTQQDRGLYAPLIVEDPKEPLAYDAEWVVVLDDWLDGVDGSTPDAVLAELSRGMGGGHAGHSGGHGGGHEGHAAGGGDSGDGTAGTGGAGGHAGHGPAASPASPAPAGSGGPSRMMMGATSDLLGGDAGDVAYPYYLVNGRTAEAPAEFRAKPGDRVRLRIVNAGGDTAFRVALGGHRMTVTHTDGFPVRPVETGALLIGMGERYDVLVTAGDGVFPLVAAAEGKKAAALAVLRTGRGAAPAASVRPKELAGPVLDAARLKAAEPVALAARKPDRTVRIRLTGGMARYDWAFDGRPYTPDQRHPVKAGERVRLVFTNATEMWHPLHLHGHTFALGGPGGPRKDTAVILPGETLTADFDADNPGLWMLHCHNVYHAEAGMMTVLGYRR; this is encoded by the coding sequence ATGCGTGCTTCCCGTACGCCGTCGTCCCCGTCCACCCCCTCGACCCCGTCGGCTCCGACGGCCCCGTCCGCCCCGCCCCTGGACCGCGCCCCCGCCCCGGCGGCGACCCGCCGTGCCCTCCTCGGGGTCGGGCTGGCCGCCGCCGGTACGGCCGCCCTCTCCGCCTGCACCGGCTCCGGCGGCTCGGCCCACGGCGGCCACGGCGGCCCCCACGGCCCGTCCGCCTCCGGGGCGCCCGCCCCGCAGGGGTTCGTCGCCCCGGACGGTCCGGAGGTCGCCGCCGCGGAGGCGGCGCGCGGCAAGGGCCCCGTCCGCGCCGTCCGCCTCACCGCCACGGCCGCCGCCCTCGACCTGGGCGCGGGCCGCACGGTGCGGAGCTGGGCGTACGGCGGCGAGCTGCCCGGCAAGGAGGTGCGGGTCACGGCGGGCGACACGCTGGCGCTCACCCTCGCCAACCACCTGCCGCAGGCCACGAGCCTGCACTGGCACGGTCTGGCCCTGCGCAACGACATGGACGGGGTCCCCGGCCTGACGCAGCGGGACATCGCGCCCGGCACGGAGTTCACGTACCGGTTCGCCGTGCCGCACCCGGGCACGTACTGGTTCCACCCGCACTCGGGCACCCAGCAGGACCGGGGCCTGTACGCGCCGCTGATCGTGGAGGACCCGAAGGAGCCGCTGGCGTACGACGCGGAGTGGGTGGTCGTGCTGGACGACTGGCTGGACGGCGTGGACGGCTCCACCCCGGACGCCGTGCTGGCGGAGCTGAGCCGGGGCATGGGCGGCGGCCACGCGGGGCACTCCGGGGGCCACGGCGGCGGCCACGAGGGCCACGCGGCGGGCGGCGGCGACAGCGGCGACGGCACAGCCGGTACGGGGGGCGCGGGCGGCCACGCGGGGCACGGGCCCGCCGCCTCCCCGGCCTCGCCGGCCCCGGCGGGGTCCGGCGGTCCGTCCCGGATGATGATGGGCGCCACCAGCGACCTGCTCGGCGGGGACGCCGGGGACGTCGCCTACCCGTACTACCTGGTCAACGGGCGTACGGCGGAGGCGCCCGCCGAGTTCCGCGCCAAGCCGGGCGACCGGGTGCGGCTGCGGATCGTCAACGCGGGCGGCGACACCGCGTTCCGCGTCGCGCTCGGCGGGCACCGCATGACCGTGACGCACACGGACGGCTTCCCGGTCCGGCCCGTCGAGACCGGGGCCCTGCTGATCGGCATGGGCGAGCGGTACGACGTGCTGGTCACCGCCGGGGACGGGGTGTTCCCGCTGGTCGCCGCCGCCGAGGGGAAGAAGGCCGCCGCGCTCGCCGTGCTGCGCACCGGCCGGGGCGCGGCGCCCGCCGCCTCCGTCCGCCCGAAGGAGCTGGCCGGACCGGTGCTCGACGCCGCCCGGCTGAAGGCGGCCGAGCCGGTGGCGCTGGCCGCCCGGAAGCCGGACCGCACGGTGCGGATCCGGCTGACCGGCGGGATGGCCCGGTACGACTGGGCGTTCGACGGCAGGCCCTACACGCCGGACCAGCGGCACCCGGTGAAGGCGGGCGAGCGGGTCCGGCTGGTGTTCACCAACGCGACGGAGATGTGGCACCCGCTGCACCTGCACGGCCACACGTTCGCCCTGGGCGGGCCCGGCGGACCCCGCAAGGACACGGCGGTGATCCTGCCGGGCGAGACGCTGACGGCGGACTTCGACGCCGACAACCCGGGCCTGTGGATGCTCCACTGCCACAACGTCTACCACGCGGAGGCGGGCATGATGACCGTCCTCGGCTACCGCCGCTAG
- a CDS encoding NAD+ synthase: MPRLRLALNQIDSTVGDLAGNAEAVVRWTRHAAERGAHLVAFPEMALTGYPVEDLALRSSFVEASRARLRELAARLAAEGFGDLPVVVGYLDRSERAQPRYGQPAGAPQNAAAVLHGGEVVLAFAKHHLPNYGVFDEFRYFVPGDTLPVLRVHGVDVALAICEDLWQDGGRVPAARSAGAGLLLSVNASPYERDKDDTRLELVRRRAREAGCVTAYLAMTGGQDELVFDGDSIVVDASGEVIARAPQFAEGCVVLDLDLPAASAEPARGTVDDGLRIDRVVLSEEPLPAGPPELTGGRADRLDDDEEVYSALVVGLRAYVAKNGFRSVLIGLSGGIDSALVAAVACDALGAANVYGVSMPSRYSSEHSRTDAAELARRTGLNFRTVSIEPMFDAYMAALDLSGPAEENLQARLRGTLLMALSNQEGHLVLAPGNKSELAVGYSTLYGDSVGAFGPIKDVYKTGVFRLARWRNRVAAERGGTPPIPESSLTKPPSAELRPGQVDADALPDYDVLDRVLELYVDRDQGMDAIVAAGFDEELVARTLRMVDAAEYKRRQYPPGTKISAKGFGKDRRLPVTNRWSETAATRPV; this comes from the coding sequence GTGCCTCGACTACGCCTCGCCCTGAACCAGATCGACTCGACCGTCGGCGACCTCGCCGGGAACGCCGAGGCGGTCGTCCGCTGGACCCGGCACGCCGCCGAGCGGGGGGCGCATCTCGTCGCGTTCCCCGAGATGGCGCTGACCGGCTACCCCGTCGAGGACCTCGCGCTGCGGTCCTCGTTCGTGGAGGCGTCCCGCGCCCGGCTGCGGGAGCTGGCCGCCCGGCTCGCCGCCGAGGGCTTCGGGGACCTCCCGGTGGTCGTCGGCTACCTGGACCGCTCCGAGCGGGCGCAGCCCCGGTACGGCCAGCCCGCGGGCGCCCCGCAGAACGCCGCCGCCGTGCTGCACGGCGGCGAGGTCGTGCTGGCCTTCGCCAAGCACCACCTGCCGAACTACGGCGTCTTCGACGAGTTCCGCTACTTCGTGCCGGGCGACACGCTGCCGGTGCTGCGGGTCCACGGCGTGGACGTGGCGCTGGCGATCTGCGAGGACCTGTGGCAGGACGGCGGCCGGGTGCCCGCCGCCCGCAGCGCCGGTGCCGGGCTGCTGCTGTCCGTGAACGCCTCCCCGTACGAGCGGGACAAGGACGACACCCGCCTGGAGCTGGTGCGCCGCCGTGCCCGCGAGGCCGGCTGCGTGACGGCGTACCTGGCGATGACCGGGGGGCAGGACGAGCTGGTCTTCGACGGCGACTCGATCGTGGTCGACGCGAGCGGCGAGGTGATCGCGCGGGCCCCGCAGTTCGCGGAGGGGTGCGTCGTCCTCGACCTCGACCTGCCCGCCGCGTCCGCCGAACCGGCCCGCGGCACGGTGGACGACGGGCTGCGGATCGACCGGGTGGTCCTGTCGGAGGAGCCGCTGCCCGCCGGTCCGCCCGAGCTGACCGGCGGGCGGGCGGACCGGCTCGACGACGACGAGGAGGTCTACTCGGCCCTGGTGGTGGGGCTGCGGGCGTACGTCGCGAAGAACGGCTTCCGGTCGGTGCTGATCGGCCTGTCGGGCGGGATCGACTCGGCGCTGGTGGCCGCCGTCGCCTGCGACGCGCTGGGCGCGGCGAACGTGTACGGCGTGTCGATGCCGTCCCGGTACTCGTCGGAGCACTCCCGGACCGACGCCGCCGAGCTGGCGCGCCGCACCGGGCTGAACTTCCGCACCGTGTCGATCGAGCCGATGTTCGACGCCTACATGGCGGCGCTGGACCTGAGCGGGCCGGCGGAGGAGAACCTCCAGGCGCGGCTGCGCGGCACGCTGCTGATGGCGCTCTCCAACCAGGAGGGCCACCTCGTCCTCGCGCCGGGCAACAAGTCCGAGCTGGCGGTCGGCTACTCGACGCTGTACGGCGACTCGGTCGGCGCGTTCGGGCCCATCAAGGACGTGTACAAGACGGGGGTGTTCCGGCTGGCGCGGTGGCGCAACCGGGTGGCCGCGGAGCGCGGCGGGACGCCTCCGATCCCGGAGAGCTCCCTCACCAAGCCGCCCAGCGCCGAGCTGCGGCCGGGCCAGGTCGACGCGGACGCGCTGCCCGACTACGACGTGCTGGACCGCGTCCTGGAGCTGTACGTGGACCGGGACCAGGGCATGGACGCGATCGTCGCGGCGGGCTTCGACGAGGAGCTTGTGGCCCGGACGCTGCGGATGGTGGACGCCGCCGAGTACAAGCGGCGCCAGTACCCGCCGGGGACGAAGATCTCCGCGAAGGGCTTCGGCAAGGACCGCCGCCTGCCCGTCACCAACCGCTGGAGCGAGACGGCCGCCACCCGCCCGGTGTAG
- a CDS encoding DUF6153 family protein encodes MVDRVSGRRADSASGLGRLLLLAALLFGIVTMHTWGHPSEHAGAHSVAAPAHGSAAADHSGHAAVHGAPAPVVPEDAPLSGLDAASMCLALIGSAGFGLAGVALLRLPRRGRRTARGPDVGSPAGRVPGGLWPPPTPPPTRVALAELSVLRI; translated from the coding sequence ATGGTCGACAGGGTGAGCGGGCGGCGCGCCGACAGCGCGTCGGGTCTGGGGCGGCTGCTGCTGCTCGCCGCTCTGCTGTTCGGCATCGTGACGATGCACACGTGGGGCCACCCTTCGGAACATGCGGGCGCGCACTCGGTGGCGGCGCCCGCCCACGGCTCGGCGGCCGCGGATCACTCCGGGCACGCGGCCGTGCACGGCGCCCCGGCGCCTGTCGTCCCTGAAGACGCGCCGCTGAGCGGTTTGGATGCGGCCTCCATGTGCCTGGCGCTGATCGGCTCGGCCGGCTTCGGCCTGGCCGGGGTGGCGCTGCTGCGGCTGCCGCGGCGCGGTCGGCGGACCGCGCGCGGCCCGGACGTCGGCTCCCCCGCCGGGCGGGTACCCGGCGGTCTGTGGCCCCCGCCCACGCCGCCACCGACGCGTGTGGCCCTCGCGGAACTCTCGGTGCTGCGGATCTAG